In a single window of the Diabrotica undecimpunctata isolate CICGRU chromosome 11, icDiaUnde3, whole genome shotgun sequence genome:
- the LOC140452807 gene encoding uncharacterized protein: MLNERKPIFAYLYALPLRLCAYCIELVSELSTEAFLASFRRFIARRGRCSVVYSDCGTNFVGAKSYLEDIKSHFDKNDVITWHLNPPAASHFGGLFEAGIKSVKTHVSRVIGEQVLTYEEFNTLLIQIEAVLNSRPLCPVRNDPNDFSVLTPGHFLTLEPLKIIPDRDYSDVHLNRLSRWQLLQRLHADFERSSTLEVA, encoded by the coding sequence ATGCTAAACGAACGAAAGCCTATATTTGCCTATTTGTATGCTTTGCCACTAAGGCTTTGCGCTTATTGTATTGAATTGGTATCCGAACTTAGTACCGAGGCATTTTTAGCCTCATTCAGACGTTTTATAGCACGCCGAGGACGTTGCTCTGTTGTCTATTCTGATTGCGGAACAAATTTTGTAGGAGCAAAATCCTATTTAGAAGACATTAagtcacattttgataaaaacgaCGTCATTACATGGCATTTAAATCCTCCGGCAGCTTCCCATTTTGGTGGATTGTTTGAAGCGGGTATAAAAAGCGTAAAAACGCATGTGTCTAGAGTCATAGGCGAACAGGTTTTAACCTATGAAGAATTCAATACATTACTCATACAAATAGAGGCTGTCTTAAATAGTCGTCCCTTATGTCCTGTCCGTAATGATCCAAATGATTTTTCAGTGTTAACACCTGGTCATTTTCTTACACTAGAGCCTTTAAAGATAATTCCCGATCGGGATTACAGTGATGTTCATTTAAATAGACTAAGTCGTTGGCAATTGCTGCAACGATTACATGCAGACTTCGAGCGTTCATCAACGCTCGAAGTGGCATAA
- the LOC140452808 gene encoding uncharacterized protein gives MRPQVSPVRRVLAAVEYELQDMVSSTHRNAKFLKYGDLNNQNNQPRDLSRKIRHITRDIKARAWDVEDHTGTLRTNRENIAEKLYCRDLYKYDEFQEVVYQIPEEIEEEPNVLENEIILAISKLKNDKAPGPDMISVEMLKATEETGTKSTITTNHKKCSFHKCDNYRTISLISHACQIMLYIINERLKTFL, from the exons ATGAGGCCACAGGTAAGTCCGGTTCGTCGAGTGCTAGctgctgtagagtacgaattgcaGGATATGGTAAGCTCGACACACCGAAA tgctaaatttttaaaatatggtgaTTTGAACAATCAAAACAATCAGCCAAGGGATCTATCTAGAAAAATACGACACATAACAAGAGACATTAAAGCCAGAGCTTGGGACGTTGAAGACCACACAGGAACTCTAAGAACCAACAGAGAAAATATAGCAGAGAAATTATATTGCCGGGATCTATATAAATATGATGAATTCCAGGAAGTTGTTTACCAAATTCCTGAAGAAATCGAAGAAGAACCTAACGTACTCGAGAATGAAATAATACTGGCGATCAGTAAACTTAAGAATGACAAAGCACCAGGTCCAGATATGATTTCAGTAGAAATGCTTAAAGCTACAGAAGAAACCGGAACAAAATCTACAATAACGACAAATCATAAAAAATGCAGCTTCCATAAATGCGATAACTATAGAACCATCTCTCTTATCTCACATGCCTGCCAAATAATGCTATATATAATCAATGAGAGACTAAAAACGTTCCTATAA